AAATCTATGGCaggtttatgtttttatttatgtattttaactgACTTATTTGTGTATCCCACTCTAACAATACATTCACAATATACTTgcagaactgtgcctggcacatcatgGGAGCAGAGAACTTGTCCAGTGAATAGTTGTTGAAGAAAGGAGTAAAATCTCCCCCAAACCCTAAAGGCATCCTTTTCGTAGTCTGTGTCCCATAGGTATGGCTGCTGAGCACCAGGGCTGCTCACcatgctcccaagaagcagagtcAGGGAGGCAGACAGCAGGGTTTATTGAGGTGCACACCCATGTCTGAGCCCCAGCTCTCTCCGCCTTCTGTGGGGAGAAGCCCCCTGGTCTTTCCGAGAACCTTCAAACTCTGGACAGTTTATGTCTTGCCCGCACTCTCAGCTAACAGTGCAGTGCTGATCTTCTAGAGCCAAGaaacaggaaaagagagaggctCTATGTGGCCCCAGGTTTCTGCCACCTGACTTTTCATGGCCAGTCTTCCAGAGGTGGGTGGCAGTGCAGTGACCTCCACCCTAGGCTGAGGAGAGAAGGATCCATTCCTCACTGCCCCAGAGCCTAGTACCTGCTCCTGACAAAGCAgggaataatattaaatataaataatttatacaaaatGGCTTGTACAAAAAGCTGTAGGTTAGGGGGAGAAGACACCTCTGTGAGAGGTTGAGATGAGCAGAAAGGGCAGGAAAGGGGAAAGATATCCCCACTTCTCCTAGTCCCTTAACAAAGCCCTCCAGCCACCCAAGGCCTAAAGGGGGGCTTTGGCAGGCAGGGGAGGAGCAGAGCTGTGCCAAAGGACCTTCAGGGAGCCAGGCTAGTGAGCAGGGTAGTGAATCGCAGGGCCTGCCCTGCCAGTTCTGTTACACACTGCACCATCTCTTGGATGGCAGGGCTGGATGGGTAGCCCAGGGCAGCTCCCTTGACAGCCAGCACAGTGGCCCGCAATGCCTGGCCCAGTGCTGTACCTGCAGCCCTGACCTGTGCTCTCAGAGGGGCAGAGGCTGCCAGCCGGCCCAGGGTGTCCCCAACAAACACCAGGCGATGAGCAGCCACCACCACCCTCTTGCTGTGGGGCACAAAAAGGCGCGGGGGCTGATTAGCCTGGGTACTGGACATCAGGGCTGCCACGGCTGCCTGCAGGGCCGAGTAGTGGCTCTGGCACTGCCCAGCGTAGAAGTGCAGGAGCTGTAGATCTCCGGTGGACAGAACCAGTGGCTCCCCTGGGGACAGGGCCTCCTGAAGGGCAAGAGGAGTGGTCAGAGAGAACATTCTCATCAGTGCCATTTCCTCCCtcacttcttttctccttcctccctttcttcccaaGGGCGATCCTTTTAGCTCTTACCTCTGCCCATCGGAAAGTTTAGATTCTAGAGAGAGCAGCAGTGAAGTGCCCACACTTGATATCAGATAGCTCTGGATTCAAACAACCTCAAACTTGATTTCAGACAAGGCTTTGAACTTGGTTTCCTTAACTCTAAAACAGGGAGTCTAGGACTGCACTGACCAATATAAACATAATGTGAACCACATGTGAAATTTTAGATGTgttagtagccacattaaaagtggtaaaaaaaaaaaaaaaacaaccctaatatattttatctaactccagatataaaaatgttataatttcaacatataatcGACATGAAAATTATTGAGATTTTTCCCATACTGAGTCTGCAAAATCCAGGGTGCATTTTATATTTGCAGCATATTTCAATTTGAACTAGCCATATCTtgagtgctcaatagccacatgtagctagtggctactgtactaGATAGTGCAGTTCTAGTATGTACctcatgaggctgcagtgaagatCCGTTGAGATAATATAGAGAAAGGGCTTAGCACAGTGTATTTCACACTGTGAGCACCAGATGCGTATTAACTGTGGCTATGATTAATACTAACACAGGCAGTGTGCCTAGCACAGGGTCTGGCACTTGGTAAATACCtgataaatggtagctattgtgTTGTGACCATTCTACGCAGGGTTGAGGAAACCACCTCACTTTCTGAGGCCTGGAGAGATTAACTGACGGCTTCAAAGCCCCTGGCTTCTCAGTAGtggagctgggattagaagccAGGTCTCTTAGGAGCCCAGGAATTCACAGTTGGAAGGAGGCTCAGAAGTCCCCAGGCCCAGTTCTGACCCCACATCTCAGAAGCTTTCTGCTCTCCTGGCTGCTTGGTTTTCTGACTCCTCTCCAACACATTCTTTCCCCTCTTTCTGAATTCCTAACATCCTCTTCCAAGGTCCAGTTCCTTCCTGTAGATTTCTAACTTGCCTCCGCTCTGTCCCTGCTTCCTGTGAACTCTCACTCCATCCTAACCTATTTCCTTCCACAGTTGACAGCTCAGTTGTTCTCCCAAgtccccattcctccctccctggccCCCTTCTCTAACACCATTCCCGCTAGGGTCACCTGCGGCGCCGGCATCCCCCTCTCGGGCAGTTCAGGATCCCCTGTGCAGGCCTGATCCGGGGGCCTAGATCCCTGAGCTTTGTCCATGCCCTGCAGGAGGGTATCAGGTCTCAGTGCCAGGGTCGGGGAGCAGGACGGGGTGGCCTCTGAGGCCTTTCTGCCCCTTCCTGGACCCCCTTCCTTCCCAAGGACATTCCTATTATCAGAGGTTGTAGTCCCTTGACTCCAGAGAGCTCTGGTGGCCCCGGGCTGGGTCTAGGAAGAACAGTGTGGCACTGGTACAAGTGTCGTGGCCAAGTACTGGGGTCCCAGGCTGCAGGGTAGAGGgccaggggagagggaagggggacagaagggaggaagggaggctcTGCCTCTGTGCCCTAGGTCTCCACACTCCTCCCCTTGGTCCCGCTGGGGTCCCTCCTGGTGGGGCTGCCAAGGGGCGCTCACCTTCAGGTGGACATAGTCATACTCCTCGGCCATCGGAATGCCCTCGTACTCATTGTGGTGTCCTGCTGGGTCATCCTCCATCTCCCTGCCCTCTGGATCCCCCTCGACCTTGGGGCCTCCATAGCCAGgcaggcggggtgggggtgggggcagaggccGGTCCTGGATGCTGCCCTTCCGgcctggggcaggagagggcactggggaggggctgggggcctcagGAACAGGCAGGGCAGGCAGAGGGCGGCGGGACAGACTCTCAGCTGAGGGGAGCCGGGGcctgtgtgggggtggggggcttctGGCCAGAAGCTGGGCCAGGGTGTCCTGGTCATGGGAGGCCAAGACTCCAGGGGGCTCTGGAGAAGGGGGAGCCTCTGGCCCCAGCAGAGGCACATCGTAGATCCCCTCATCGGTGCCCCCGCCCTCCCCGTCTGCCAGCAGTTCCTCGGGTGCTTCATACAAATTGAGTAAGGCTGACGCTCGTTTCAGGTTGGAGGGGGCAGCATAGATGGGGGGCCCCGGCTCCCGGCCTCCTTCCCACTCCAGATCTGGTTCCAGCTCTGCAGGTGGCTTTGGGGTCAGAGGTACATCATAGGGAGCATTATCCTCTCCAGGGGGCTGCGGGACAACCCAGGTCAGAGGGTGGGAAAAGGAGGCAGGGCAGTCATAGGGGCTACTGGAGGGCACCCGGAGGGCGGTGGGGGGCACATCGTAGACCTGCGGAGAGGAGTGGTCAGTCATCTGTCAGCTCAGCAACGAACCCTCCCTTGGGGCCATTTGTCTCCCACCCAGCATACACAGGGACCTCTAGCCCTCACCTCCAAGACATCTCTGGGAGCAGCCAGCTGGGTCCCACTAGCTCTGGGGATCTTGTAGATGGGGTCAGGAGAGGGTGGGCAAGGTCCAGCTGGAGGTCCTGAGGTTGGACAGGGCCGAGCTGGGGGCGGCACCACATACACCTGAGGGATCAAATAGATGGGGGCTCAGGAGGAACGGAGGGGGAAGTGATCAGATAATGTCTGAGTGCGAGGAGCTTAGAGACCTTCTAACTCTCCCTGTACCGAGAGGGCCACAGCTCAGAAAGGTTGGTAGACAGGTTTCGTCCAGCGCAGAGCAGTGAAGAGCTGTGGCCTCAGGGCTCTTCCTGCCCACCTGCCGCAGGCCCTGGGTGGGGCTAGTCGGGGAGGAATGGGGCTCTTCTGGCTTGGGGTTGGGGAGGCTCCCACTCTCACCTCCTGGTCCTCATTGCTGTGATCTGGGGCTGGATATGGTgagccaggctgggctgggcacacAGGAGAGAGGCTGGGCTTGGGTGCTGGGCCAGCAGACAAGAGCTTCACCCTGTTGGCGGGCACAATGCCCTGCTGGCCGTGTAGGGAGCAGAGGCACCAGCCGTCCAGTCCACCAGCGCCCTCTCTCTGCAGGACCCGTAGGACATCCCCTCGGCGGAAGGACAGCTCCTGGGGGGACTCAGCGGTGTTGTCATACAGTGCCCGggccagctgggcctggtgggggaggtgggagtggggagaagggtCTTCAGACCCCTTTCAGGTCATGTCACCCCTGCTCAGAACCCTTCGGAGCTCCGCATTTCCCTCGAGCTAAAAACCTGAACTCTGGATGCAGCTTTCTGCCTGGGCCCTAGCTTCTCTCCAGCTTCACCGCTTGCATTCTCCCTCTTCCTTTCAGTTCCTTCAACTAGACCAGCTCTCCTCACGATTCTTTACTCTTCTCCCCGCCCCATTCTCTGTTTGTCTCCACCTATTGTTTCCATCCTCATACTTTATATTATTTgtctatttgctttttttgtattGATTTCTTCCCTTATACTGTAAACCCTATGAACATAGGAACTGCTATATTTCTAGTCCTTGCAATAAGGCCTGACCTGGAATTGGTCATTACACATGTTGAATGAATTTCTTCCAAAACATATGAAGCCCTGCTACAGTCTCTCGTAGAATCTCCTTTACCTTCTCTCTGTTCCCAAGTCATTATCCCTCACTAGCAAAAGGCTAGATTAAGCAGCCACAGAGACCTCTCATTCTGAGAGACTGGGAGAGGCCTAGTCCAGACAGTGTGCCTAGacataataagaaagaaaacagaaacaaagcaaTTGTTTTGCCCTCAGTCTGAGCAAATAAGGTTCTACCAGAAGAGACTGAGGTTACCATGGAGAAAAGTGTgtattcttgtgtgtgtgtcacCACTGCCTGGGATCCTACCAGCAGGCATCATCATTTAGCAATGGGCCCTTCCATTGCAGGAGAaagtgtgtctttgtgtgtgtgtgaagggggTTGGCAGGCTAACCGAAAGGAAACATGTATCATCCTGCTTCCAGTCCTGTCTGGTGGGGGCTTATAAGCTATTTCCATCAAGGGCCACAGGCTCAGGTAATAAGTCACAGGTACCGAGTGCAAACAACGTTTCCAGACACTGTGCAAATCTTTGCGTTAATCAactcatctcatttaattctcacaacaaccttacGAGGGAGGAACTGTCATTACCCCATtttggaaagaaaactggaagagGGAGGTTAGTACTTTGTCTGATGCCATATTGCTGGCACAGCTTGTGGAGCATAATCTGAACCCTAAGCTGCTTGATCCCAGAGCCTGCGCTCTCAATCACTTGTGCTACTGCTTCTCCACAATTACAAATGTAGGAATCTACTTAAAAGAAAGAGTAGTAACAGTGGCTAAGAGGGTCCCTAACTCAAAAGCAAGTCAAGCGCATAGGAAAGCCTTCTTATACCCAATTTCCCTTTGCTATAACCCTTTGCAGTGCTCTTGCTCCATgacgtcttttggtagaatcaaGCTAAAACCACTCAAAACATACAATTACATTCAGCTTCAGTTTTGATTGCTAAATAATGATGGTTGCTGGTAGGATCCCAGGCAGTGGTGACTTACATGTAGTGTTGGAGAGCAGCTAGTTAGGCATTACTAGCCAGGTAGCCAAACGGACTGACTAATTCAGCAAACAAATCTTAAGTTAAAGATCTCAGGCAGGCTACCACCAGACCCTAGGGAGAAGGATGCCCTGCTAGAGTCAGCAGGAGTGCATATTCCTCTTGGCTGATGTTTCCCTCTGGTGGTGGGGTTGTCCGGCCTCTCATGGCTGGGTGATTTTAACAACAAATTGACCCCTCTTCTTGTCTGATTCCCAACTCATCAAACCATTTTCTGATTATATTTTGGTTTCTAAAGGATGTTGTCCCACACAAAGAAACGTGCTAACCAGATGACACAAATTCCCGGTTAGTGCTGCACTTTTCTTTTTAGTTGTAAATTATAAATCAGTCTTTTGGATCTAGCCAGGGGATTAAAAGCACAGTTCTAGAGGCAGACCTGGGGTTGAGTCTTggctgtgtctctttcttttaaaattttatttaaaatatttctttagagaCCAGCTCTTGATCTGTGGTCCAgataggagtgcagtggcacaatcataactcactgtaacctcgaacgcCTGGgttcagcctcctaaatagctgggattaccgtTGTGACCCACTGCTTGGCGGTCTGTCCCTTTCTAGCCAGGTTCCTTTGGGCAGATTGtttaacctttctgagtctcaatttcctcctTTGTAGAATTCCGTATGCGCATATCCATTTTCAAATAATAACGATACTACCTTCACAAGGTAGTTGTAAGAGCTGCATGAGATAACGCATAAAGAAACTATGATAAAGCGTAgcacagggccaggtgcagtaaatgctcaataaataatagctgTTATTAGAATCCTGTGAGTTTGATTAGCATAAATGCCCCTGaccccaaaaagaaaaatctaccttCTTGGGATTACAAAGCTGACCAGCTGGCTTCTGAACCAGTATCTCTATGCCAGAGTACTCCCAGAGGTACTCTATCTCCAGAGGGCCTCCTTCCCCACTCTGAGCTAGGGTTTCCTGGCCATCGTTACAGACTGAGGAACTAAAAGGaatttggggccaggtgcggtggctcatgcctgtaatctcagcactttgggaggctgaggcagatggattgtttgagcccaggagtttgagaccagcctgggcaacatggcaaaaccctggctctacaaaaaatacaaaaagctgatGTGGTAgtgcgtgcttgtagtctcagctactcaagaggctgaggtaggtggatcacctgagcccaggaggtcgaggctgcggtgagccacgattgtgagatcttgtctcaaaaaaaaaaaaaaaaaaaaggagtttggtCTGAGAAAGAACCAAACTTGAACCTGTCCTCAAAGGGTATGGGAGGACATTGGGGGGCTCTGTGCTTCTCTTTCCAGTCTCTCTCCGAGAGTCCCCACTGAGAAGGGAACAGAAAGCAGGTGATGGCCTCGCTTCCCTGGGAATCTTAGGCAGGACCTAGAAGAGGGTGGAAGGGGAACAAAGCTGCCTGGATTCAGACTGCATAGACTGTAGAACAGAAAGCAGAGGTGGGGCTGTACAGTGCTCCTCCCGGTGTTAGGATTGAGTTCTGTTCAATGGAGCCAAGCCTCTGGGCCCTGCCATTGCAGGAGAGAGTTGTTGATGGACTGATTGATGATGGGTGTGACCACCCCTGCTCTATCCCCCAGCGGCCCAGATGACTGGTGAGGGAATGGCCAGCCTAATGTGAGTGGCAGAGAGCCTCTGTGCTCTCTGGGAGGCCTCCTCCCACTGTCCCATCATGCCAGCTGTCTCCTCCCTTTGTCCCGATCCCTGGAAAGTGGCCTGAGGCTGGCTGacatcacctcccctcctccctctgtcttctctttctccttgccTGATCTCCCTCCTTTGCTCTATCTCCCTCTTTTCCCTATCCCTCGTCTCGAGATGGGCCTCCTTGGGTCCTTCAGCCTCTCGTTTTCCGTTTTCCGTGAGCCACTAGGTCCTTTCAGCCCCCTCCAAACCTTTTACTTGCCTCCCAATCACAAGCCCCTGCCAACCACCAGTGGCCATCTGTTCCCGCCCAAAAGGAGCAGATAGGACTCGGGCTACGCTtgccccctcccctccattcAGGCGCAGCCTctaggaagaaaaaggagaatggggagggggcggggaagAGGGGCGAGCCCGGAGCCAGGAGGAGTAGGGGATGAGGAGTgagagggagaagggaaacaAAAGTGAGAGGAGGGGGACACAGCCTCCTGGAGAAGAAAGGGACcaaggagagagacaaagagagggcAGAAATAAAGTGACAGGAGCGCAGGGCAGGCCGTGGAGGTCTCTCCCCGGCAGCCTCCACTCTCTGGTGGACTCACCGACGTGGCAATGGCCATGGCTTTGGCCTCCTGCGCAGCCTGCCTCAGGCCAGGCTCGGTTTTGCTGACTTCAGCGGTGGCTGCCCCGCACCATGGTCCGCGGCCTCTAGCCCCCAGCTGTGGCGCCTGAGTCGTGGCCTCCGCCAAGgttggaggaggagaaagaaaacccACAAAACTTCCCAAATGAGAGGCAGGCTAGCCAGGCAGGAGGAGGAGCGGGGCGGGCCGGGGCGTCGCTGCGGGAAGGCATCCAAGGGCGCGCGCTGCGTGGTGTCCCCGCGGCCTCCCGGGCGCCACCGGCTCGGCCAGGCCCCGGGAGCTGCCCGCCCTAGGCCGCGGGGGCGCCCCGGGCTCGCAGGAGCCGAAAATTCCCTTCCGGGGCCGGGGCGGGTGAGCAGGCGGGCGCTGGGCTGCGCTCGACGCCTCTCCAGGCCGCTCAGGAGAGCCTCGAGGGCTGGGGGAAGCCGCCGGGGCGGTTGGGCTGGACGAGCGAGTTTAGGGGCCAAGCCTCTCCACCCGCCGGCCGCGCTGCAGAGCGGTGCTCCCAGGGCTGGGGTCTGCGGCGACCCCgctgggagggaaggagagcGAGAACTGAGACGCCCGTCCCAAGTTGCCTGGAGCCAAAGGCCCCCGAGACCGTGGCCGTGGGGCTGGGTCGCTGGAGTGGCCCCTTCTGCCCGGACACTCGCACCCCCGGCGGCGCGGCGGTTTTCACGCGCGCACTCACTCAGCGCGCCCGGGGGTCTGAGGTCGCCGGCACGGCGCCTTGCCCCGGGCAGCAGCAACCAGCACGCAGGCACCCCTGGAACAGGCGGGACTGCCTTCCCGACGCGCGGCCTGCGCTCAGGCGGCGGAGGGGCCCAGCCCCCTTCCAGTCCTCGGCTCCAGGGCGCAGGGCCACGAGCTCCTGCTCCCACCCTCGGCCCCTGGCACCCGGCGCCGGCTCCGCCGCCCCCTCTCACACGCACCCTTGGCAGGGCCCCGCGGGGCGCCCCAGAGCTTGGGGGCAGCTCCCAGGTGTGtctgggaagggaaagaaaggccaCAAAGCAAAAGAAGGAGCAAAGAGAAGGCGAAGGAGGAGCAGGGGCCCGGGTCCTGTGGACTCgcctgggctgggggtggggacacTGAGAGGGCTGCGAAGGCTCCGGGGGTCGCGCGTGGCCCGCAGGCTCACCCCTGGCCCGCGGctgcccttccctccccttcctgggcTCCTGGCCCCTCTCAGTGCTgttcctttctcctcccctcaGGCCCTCTCCTCTCCGGCGCGGGGCTCCGTCCTGGGGAttaagagaaaggagggaggggaaaggggaggggaagggaaggggcggAGGAGAAAGAGGGACGATCCTCCCAAAGGCGGGTGTTGAGTTTCAGCTCAGGACCCTCGGGTCCAACTGCCTGTGGTACCCCCCACACCCCCCACTCCCGTCCcgccctggccctgccccagtCCCCGGCGCCTTCCTCCTCCGGACTCCGCTGCAGGCCTCGCTCGCGGTGGTCCGATCGACTTTCTCCGGGAGCTTTTCTCTCCCCGCCACGCCCCCGTCTCCCCGGCCGTCCCCGCGCCTCTCGGCCTCCCTTTCATTAGCCCCACATCTGTCTTTCCCATGGGAGGGAGCGCGCGCCTCCGCCCAGCGGGGCCCTTAGCAGAGCCTCTCCAGTCCTCGGCGCCTCCCCTACACAGGGTTCGCTGGGCCGTTCTTGCGGGGCACAGGGGGGGAGTCTGGCGCTGGACATGGATTCTGGCCCTGGTGACAGGACATGAAGCAGGGCGTCTGGCCCCAGAGCTGCAGGCGGGCAGGTTGTGCGGCCTCTTACACTCCTCTGCCAGTCTGGGCCTGTCGGCCTCCCCAGCCTGGCTTACTCTTGCTGCTCTGAGGAGAGGACTGGGCAGGACCGCTGGCACAAAAGTTGCTAGAACTcttccagaggagctgggatCTAGCCCCGCCAGGAGTTTCCACTGAAAGGACGGTGCTCCTAGCCCCCTACTGCTCCTCTGCCCTGGGATAACTCCTTAGTGTGTGTTGCTTCCCTGGACCTTCCCTCTGGGACACACACATCAAGGTCTCTCAGGCTTGAGTGAAGCCTGCCTTCTTCCATTTTTGAGGTTCTTGGTATTTAAAAAGCAAGACGACAAACAGGATCGAAAGCTGTGGTATATTTTGGATGTTTACATTGAACAAATTAACGCTTCAAACACATACAATAGGAAATGACTCTGTGCataaccttatttggagataagaTCAGAAATGTAATATAAGGCCCTTGGTGAACTTGAGGCCCTGGAGAGATAACCCCGCCTCAATATTCCACAGGCCCACACATCTAGGCATTTCCTAGGACAGTGTGGTCAGGACACCTGCCCCAGCTCCCTCCCCACTGTATTACCTGGGCACCTGTGAAGAAACCTCTGCTGGAAGGGTGTGGCAGAGCCTATGGGGTAGAATAGGGAGAGATTCTGGGATAAACATGGGGATGGGGATGAACTGTGTTGGTTCTAGGCTGGCTCTCCATGATGGAAGACTACTGAATAGATTCCAACTCCACTAGGATGGTAGAGGAACTTTTAAATTTCCAGGGAGAGCTCCTGCTTCCCAGCTCCAGTTAGGTTGGAGGTGGCCACTAGGGAAGATTTTCCAACCTCTTCCAGACCCCAGCCCTGGGGGACCTGTCTGCCAGGCACACAGATATCCAGCTGCTGGCGAGTGACTTGGTGTGATCTCTGCCCAGGAGACTGCCAAGGCAAATTGGGGTCcaaggtggaggtgggcaggaaACTCTGCCTTCCGAGATGAATGCTTTGACTGGCATGA
The genomic region above belongs to Pongo pygmaeus isolate AG05252 chromosome 15, NHGRI_mPonPyg2-v2.0_pri, whole genome shotgun sequence and contains:
- the EFS gene encoding embryonal Fyn-associated substrate isoform X4, with translation MAIATSVYVVPPPARPCPTSGPPAGPCPPSPDPIYKIPRASGTQLAAPRDVLEVYDVPPTALRVPSSSPYDCPASFSHPLTWVVPQPPGEDNAPYDVPLTPKPPAELEPDLEWEGGREPGPPIYAAPSNLKRASALLNLYEAPEELLADGEGGGTDEGIYDVPLLGPEAPPSPEPPGVLASHDQDTLAQLLARSPPPPHRPRLPSAESLSRRPLPALPVPEAPSPSPVPSPAPGRKGSIQDRPLPPPPPRLPGYGGPKVEGDPEGREMEDDPAGHHNEYEGIPMAEEYDYVHLKEALSPGEPLVLSTGDLQLLHFYAGQCQSHYSALQAAVAALMSSTQANQPPRLFVPHSKRVVVAAHRLVFVGDTLGRLAASAPLRAQVRAAGTALGQALRATVLAVKGAALGYPSSPAIQEMVQCVTELAGQALRFTTLLTSLAP
- the EFS gene encoding embryonal Fyn-associated substrate isoform X3, producing MAIATSVYVVPPPARPCPTSGPPAGPCPPSPDPIYKIPRASGTQLAAPRDVLEVYDVPPTALRVPSSSPYDCPASFSHPLTWVVPQPPGEDNAPYDVPLTPKPPAELEPDLEWEGGREPGPPIYAAPSNLKRASALLNLYEAPEELLADGEGGGTDEGIYDVPLLGPEAPPSPEPPGVLASHDQDTLAQLLARSPPPPHRPRLPSAESLSRRPLPALPVPEAPSPSPVPSPAPGRKGSIQDRPLPPPPPRLPGYGGPKVEGDPEGREMEDDPAGHHNEYEGIPMAEEYDYVHLKGMDKAQGSRPPDQACTGDPELPERGMPAPQEALSPGEPLVLSTGDLQLLHFYAGQCQSHYSALQAAVAALMSSTQANQPPRLFVPHSKRVVVAAHRLVFVGDTLGRLAASAPLRAQVRAAGTALGQALRATVLAVKGAALGYPSSPAIQEMVQCVTELAGQALRFTTLLTSLAP
- the EFS gene encoding embryonal Fyn-associated substrate isoform X2, giving the protein MAIATSAQLARALYDNTAESPQELSFRRGDVLRVLQREGAGGLDGWCLCSLHGQQGIVPANRVKLLSAGPAPKPSLSPVCPAQPGSPYPAPDHSNEDQEVYVVPPPARPCPTSGPPAGPCPPSPDPIYKIPRASGTQLAAPRDVLEVYDVPPTALRVPSSSPYDCPASFSHPLTWVVPQPPGEDNAPYDVPLTPKPPAELEPDLEWEGGREPGPPIYAAPSNLKRASALLNLYEAPEELLADGEGGGTDEGIYDVPLLGPEAPPSPEPPGVLASHDQDTLAQLLARSPPPPHRPRLPSAESLSRRPLPALPVPEAPSPSPVPSPAPGRKGSIQDRPLPPPPPRLPGYGGPKVEGDPEGREMEDDPAGHHNEYEGIPMAEEYDYVHLKEALSPGEPLVLSTGDLQLLHFYAGQCQSHYSALQAAVAALMSSTQANQPPRLFVPHSKRVVVAAHRLVFVGDTLGRLAASAPLRAQVRAAGTALGQALRATVLAVKGAALGYPSSPAIQEMVQCVTELAGQALRFTTLLTSLAP
- the EFS gene encoding embryonal Fyn-associated substrate isoform X1: MAIATSAQLARALYDNTAESPQELSFRRGDVLRVLQREGAGGLDGWCLCSLHGQQGIVPANRVKLLSAGPAPKPSLSPVCPAQPGSPYPAPDHSNEDQEVYVVPPPARPCPTSGPPAGPCPPSPDPIYKIPRASGTQLAAPRDVLEVYDVPPTALRVPSSSPYDCPASFSHPLTWVVPQPPGEDNAPYDVPLTPKPPAELEPDLEWEGGREPGPPIYAAPSNLKRASALLNLYEAPEELLADGEGGGTDEGIYDVPLLGPEAPPSPEPPGVLASHDQDTLAQLLARSPPPPHRPRLPSAESLSRRPLPALPVPEAPSPSPVPSPAPGRKGSIQDRPLPPPPPRLPGYGGPKVEGDPEGREMEDDPAGHHNEYEGIPMAEEYDYVHLKGMDKAQGSRPPDQACTGDPELPERGMPAPQEALSPGEPLVLSTGDLQLLHFYAGQCQSHYSALQAAVAALMSSTQANQPPRLFVPHSKRVVVAAHRLVFVGDTLGRLAASAPLRAQVRAAGTALGQALRATVLAVKGAALGYPSSPAIQEMVQCVTELAGQALRFTTLLTSLAP